The following proteins come from a genomic window of Pararhodobacter sp.:
- a CDS encoding CTP synthetase, translated as MLRLTSILYAVVGTTLAGIAIVVALTMNMYDVQSIVWAAVIGSIVALPVSWLIAKKLKEL; from the coding sequence ATGCTGAGACTGACATCCATTCTTTATGCCGTGGTCGGGACCACGCTGGCCGGGATCGCCATTGTGGTGGCGCTGACGATGAATATGTACGACGTTCAGTCGATCGTCTGGGCTGCTGTCATCGGCAGCATCGTGGCGCTGCCCGTAAGTTGGCTGATCGCGAAAAAGCTGAAAGAACTGTAA
- a CDS encoding sigma-70 family RNA polymerase sigma factor: MTEDAISGLLQRVAGQDRVAFRVLYSEAAPKLTGVLTRILGNRTEVEDALQDVFIRVWQRAAQYQPDKGRGMSWMVAVARNHALDRLRRRPEAAGMRQAQARDAEGQDPLERIANSQPGVEASLMAQGEARRVMDCFGELEEDRASAVKGAYLEGVSYQDLAARHGVPINTMRTWLRRGLQRLKECLDQ; this comes from the coding sequence GTGACGGAAGACGCGATCTCAGGGCTTTTGCAGCGTGTCGCCGGGCAAGACCGGGTGGCCTTTCGCGTGCTCTATTCTGAAGCCGCGCCGAAACTTACCGGTGTTTTGACTCGTATCCTTGGGAACCGAACCGAGGTCGAGGATGCTTTGCAAGACGTTTTCATACGAGTTTGGCAGCGCGCTGCCCAGTATCAACCCGACAAAGGTCGCGGTATGAGCTGGATGGTGGCCGTCGCCCGAAATCACGCTTTGGACCGCTTGCGTCGTCGCCCGGAAGCGGCGGGCATGCGACAGGCGCAAGCCCGCGATGCCGAGGGGCAAGACCCCCTCGAGCGGATCGCCAACTCGCAGCCCGGCGTCGAGGCAAGCTTGATGGCGCAGGGCGAAGCGCGCCGCGTGATGGATTGTTTTGGCGAATTGGAGGAGGACCGCGCCTCTGCGGTCAAAGGGGCCTATCTTGAGGGCGTGTCCTACCAGGATCTGGCGGCGCGTCACGGCGTGCCGATCAACACGATGCGCACTTGGCTGCGCCGCGGATTGCAACGGCTCAAGGAGTGTCTGGACCAATGA
- a CDS encoding TetR/AcrR family transcriptional regulator → MSKRGYHHGNLKQALVEGALKLIADKGPTGFTMAEAAKQAGVSAAAPYRHFAGRDDLIAEVARQGYDLFGDVLEYAYDDGKPTPLAAFEAVGRAYLAFARKYPGHYMAMFESGVAPGQTPDLMKAADRANRVLTRAADVLSARIPIDRRPPGAMFSAHISALSHGIIELYARGKPGARAPFTPEELLESGIGIYLRGLGLIAPD, encoded by the coding sequence ATGAGCAAACGCGGCTATCATCACGGCAATCTGAAACAGGCGCTCGTTGAAGGGGCGTTGAAACTGATTGCCGACAAGGGGCCGACCGGCTTCACGATGGCCGAGGCCGCAAAGCAGGCCGGTGTGTCGGCGGCCGCCCCCTATCGCCATTTTGCCGGCCGCGATGATCTGATTGCCGAGGTCGCGCGGCAGGGCTACGATCTGTTCGGCGATGTGCTGGAATATGCCTATGACGACGGCAAACCGACGCCATTGGCCGCGTTTGAGGCCGTCGGGCGCGCCTATCTGGCGTTCGCGCGCAAATATCCCGGTCACTATATGGCGATGTTCGAATCAGGGGTCGCGCCGGGGCAAACCCCGGATCTGATGAAGGCTGCAGATCGCGCGAACCGGGTCTTGACCCGCGCCGCGGATGTCTTGTCCGCGCGCATTCCGATTGATCGTCGCCCCCCTGGTGCGATGTTCTCGGCGCATATCTCGGCGCTCAGTCATGGGATTATCGAGTTGTATGCACGCGGAAAACCGGGTGCCCGCGCGCCGTTTACCCCCGAAGAACTGCTGGAATCGGGGATTGGTATCTACTTGCGCGGCCTGGGGCTGATTGCGCCCGACTGA
- the mazG gene encoding nucleoside triphosphate pyrophosphohydrolase, which yields MADDPLIHDPDGGMARLAAIMARLRAPQGGCPWDLEQTFDTIAPCTIEEAYEVADAIARRDWDGLKGELGDLMFQSVYHAQMAQEAGHFTLDDVLRGIADKMVARHPHVFGDTRIDDAAAQTVAWEDLKAAERASKAQGGVLDDVPVGHPGLTRAVKLQKRAARVGFDWPEIGQVVAKIAEEAQELIDADPQDQFEEFGDLLFVMANLARHLKIDPEAALRAANDKFTRRFAFIESALAAQGRRPEDSTLTEMDAFWNAAKATEKARA from the coding sequence ATGGCAGACGATCCTTTGATCCATGATCCCGATGGCGGCATGGCGCGCTTGGCGGCGATCATGGCGCGACTGCGCGCTCCTCAAGGTGGTTGCCCCTGGGATCTGGAGCAGACCTTTGACACGATTGCCCCTTGCACCATCGAAGAAGCCTATGAAGTCGCCGACGCCATTGCCCGCCGCGATTGGGACGGGCTGAAAGGCGAATTGGGAGATCTGATGTTCCAGTCGGTCTATCACGCGCAAATGGCCCAAGAGGCCGGGCATTTCACGCTGGATGACGTGTTGCGCGGAATTGCTGACAAAATGGTTGCGCGCCATCCGCATGTGTTCGGCGACACAAGAATTGACGATGCCGCCGCACAAACCGTGGCGTGGGAGGATCTCAAGGCCGCCGAGCGGGCGTCAAAGGCACAAGGCGGCGTGCTCGATGACGTGCCCGTCGGGCACCCCGGCCTGACCCGCGCCGTCAAACTGCAGAAAAGGGCAGCGCGCGTGGGTTTTGACTGGCCCGAGATCGGCCAGGTTGTTGCCAAGATCGCCGAAGAGGCACAGGAATTGATCGACGCCGACCCTCAGGATCAGTTCGAGGAATTTGGCGACTTGCTGTTTGTCATGGCAAACCTCGCGCGCCACCTCAAGATCGACCCCGAAGCCGCCCTGCGCGCCGCCAATGACAAATTCACCCGCAGGTTTGCCTTTATCGAATCGGCACTGGCCGCGCAGGGGCGCCGCCCCGAAGACTCGACGCTCACGGAAATGGATGCGTTCTGGAACGCCGCCAAAGCCACGGAAAAGGCACGCGCATGA
- a CDS encoding DUF2852 domain-containing protein, protein MNATATATGITTWPGRAEFWLDAKGKGAWIAAMVLGFIFFWPVGLALLAYMIWGKKMFGRNCSARKSHQRAAWAMHQPSGNTAFDAYKTETLKRLEDEQAAFSDFLHRLREAKDKSEFDQFMTDRERQRAAEARTVEPSA, encoded by the coding sequence ATGAACGCCACCGCAACCGCCACAGGAATCACCACCTGGCCCGGCCGCGCCGAATTCTGGCTTGATGCCAAGGGCAAAGGCGCGTGGATCGCCGCCATGGTTTTGGGTTTCATCTTCTTCTGGCCCGTGGGCCTCGCACTCCTTGCTTACATGATATGGGGAAAGAAAATGTTCGGTAGAAACTGCAGCGCTCGCAAATCTCACCAACGCGCCGCTTGGGCGATGCACCAGCCGTCGGGCAACACCGCCTTTGATGCCTACAAGACCGAAACCTTGAAGCGTCTGGAAGACGAGCAGGCGGCGTTCTCGGACTTTTTGCACCGGTTGCGTGAGGCCAAGGACAAGTCGGAATTCGACCAGTTCATGACCGACCGCGAGCGCCAGCGCGCCGCGGAGGCCCGGACGGTCGAGCCGTCGGCCTGA
- a CDS encoding HAD family hydrolase, producing MTIKIAMWSGPRNLSTAMMYAFAARGDCTVTDEPFYAAYLALSGLPHPMQTEILARHETDPSKISLTHEQPTPLWYQKHMFHHMLPEMPTAWMAECRHAILIRHPARVIASYARKRESPTLDDLGMVQQLQMFDTIRRVTGSPPPVVDSTDIRANPGPMLAALCAALAIPFTPKMLTWPVGPKPYDGAWAPVWYGAVHQSSGFDAAEGPLPDLSAAHQALAEAAMPAYDALAARKLTP from the coding sequence ATGACCATCAAGATCGCCATGTGGTCCGGCCCGCGCAATCTCTCGACGGCGATGATGTACGCCTTCGCCGCGCGGGGGGATTGCACGGTCACGGATGAGCCGTTTTATGCCGCCTACCTTGCCCTGAGTGGCCTGCCCCACCCGATGCAGACCGAGATCCTCGCCCGCCATGAAACGGATCCGTCGAAGATCTCACTGACCCATGAGCAACCGACGCCACTCTGGTACCAAAAGCACATGTTTCATCACATGCTGCCCGAGATGCCAACCGCCTGGATGGCAGAGTGCCGTCATGCAATCCTGATCCGTCACCCGGCGCGCGTCATCGCCTCCTATGCGCGCAAACGGGAATCACCAACGCTGGATGATCTGGGCATGGTGCAACAATTGCAGATGTTCGATACGATCCGCCGCGTGACCGGCTCGCCGCCGCCCGTGGTCGATTCCACCGATATCCGTGCCAACCCCGGCCCGATGCTGGCCGCGCTTTGTGCCGCGCTCGCCATTCCGTTTACACCCAAAATGCTGACGTGGCCGGTTGGCCCAAAACCCTACGACGGCGCCTGGGCTCCGGTCTGGTATGGCGCGGTTCACCAATCCTCGGGCTTTGACGCGGCCGAAGGCCCGTTGCCAGACTTGTCCGCAGCGCACCAAGCCCTCGCCGAGGCGGCCATGCCCGCTTACGATGCGCTGGCGGCCCGAAAACTGACTCCCTGA
- a CDS encoding DUF6324 family protein, with protein sequence MSINKQSDIAADLQIGPTDQGMVRLYIEADGIELPLDFDPEEAEEIAEELRVAAEAARAIASGGNKGKPRR encoded by the coding sequence ATGAGCATCAACAAGCAAAGCGACATTGCGGCGGATCTTCAGATCGGTCCGACCGATCAGGGGATGGTCCGGCTGTATATCGAAGCCGATGGAATCGAATTGCCGTTGGATTTTGATCCCGAAGAGGCCGAGGAAATCGCCGAAGAGCTGCGCGTTGCCGCCGAAGCCGCGCGCGCCATTGCCAGCGGCGGCAACAAGGGCAAGCCGCGTCGTTGA
- the glyA gene encoding serine hydroxymethyltransferase gives MTTSTGFFTESLATRDPEIAKAIGLELGRQRDEIELIASENIVSQAVMEAQGSVMTNKYAEGYPGRRYYGGCQFVDIAENLAIERACELFGCSFANVQPNSGSQANQGVFTALVKPGDTILGMNLASGGHLTHGAAPNQSGKWFNAVQYGVRQQDNLIDYDQVEALAIEHQPKLIIAGGSAIPRVIDFAKFRAIADKVGAYLLVDMAHFAGLVAGGQHPSPFPHAHVATTTTHKTLRGPRGGMILTNDEALAKKINSAIFPGIQGGPLMHVIAAKAVAFGEALRPDFKEYTAKVVKNAQALADQLMKGGLDIVTGGTDTHVMLVDLRPKGVKGNATEKALGRAHITCNKNGIPFDPEKPTVTSGVRLGTPAGTTRGFGEAEFRQIADWIVEVVDGLAANGDDGNEAVEAAVREKVQALCARFPLYPGL, from the coding sequence ATGACCACCTCAACCGGCTTTTTCACGGAATCCCTTGCCACCCGCGATCCCGAGATCGCCAAGGCGATCGGCCTCGAACTGGGTCGCCAGCGCGACGAGATCGAGTTGATCGCTTCGGAAAACATCGTTTCGCAAGCGGTGATGGAAGCCCAGGGCTCGGTGATGACCAACAAATACGCCGAGGGCTATCCGGGTCGCCGGTACTATGGCGGGTGCCAATTTGTGGATATTGCTGAAAATCTGGCAATCGAGCGGGCCTGCGAGCTGTTCGGATGCAGCTTTGCCAACGTCCAGCCCAATTCCGGCAGCCAGGCCAATCAGGGCGTGTTCACCGCGCTGGTCAAGCCGGGCGATACCATTCTGGGCATGAACCTGGCCTCGGGCGGTCACCTGACGCATGGCGCGGCCCCCAACCAGTCGGGCAAATGGTTCAACGCGGTGCAATATGGCGTGCGCCAGCAGGATAACCTGATCGACTACGATCAGGTCGAAGCCCTTGCCATCGAACACCAGCCCAAGCTGATCATCGCCGGTGGTTCGGCCATCCCCCGCGTCATCGACTTCGCCAAATTCCGCGCGATTGCCGACAAGGTGGGCGCATATCTGCTGGTCGATATGGCGCATTTCGCGGGCCTCGTGGCCGGTGGGCAGCACCCATCGCCCTTCCCACATGCGCATGTGGCCACCACCACGACGCATAAAACCCTGCGTGGGCCGCGTGGCGGCATGATTCTGACCAACGACGAAGCGCTGGCCAAGAAAATCAATTCGGCGATCTTCCCGGGCATCCAGGGCGGCCCCTTGATGCATGTGATCGCCGCCAAGGCCGTGGCCTTCGGCGAGGCCCTGCGCCCCGATTTCAAGGAGTACACCGCCAAGGTCGTCAAGAACGCGCAGGCCTTGGCCGATCAGTTGATGAAAGGCGGCCTCGATATCGTCACCGGCGGCACGGACACCCATGTCATGCTGGTCGACCTGCGCCCCAAAGGCGTCAAGGGCAACGCGACCGAGAAGGCCTTGGGCCGCGCGCATATCACCTGCAACAAGAACGGCATTCCGTTTGATCCGGAAAAGCCGACGGTGACGTCGGGGGTTCGGCTGGGCACTCCGGCGGGCACGACACGCGGCTTTGGCGAGGCTGAATTCCGCCAGATCGCCGACTGGATTGTCGAGGTCGTCGATGGTTTGGCGGCCAATGGCGACGACGGCAACGAAGCCGTCGAGGCAGCGGTTCGCGAAAAGGTGCAGGCTCTTTGCGCCCGCTTTCCGCTCTATCCCGGGCTTTGA
- a CDS encoding trimethylamine methyltransferase family protein produces the protein MDTPRRTGGRRRASETTPKRVMNYRQLRHPFTPQAVFSADEVAALHETALRVLEDLGMKILLPEARDILKAAGARVHDEMVYIGRDLVAAALDTAPRSIRLRAANPLREQIYEEGALLFTPGSGCPNVTDLERGRRPGSLASYHETLKLHQSYDVIHILGPSAEPQDVAPPLRHYAMMQAQMTLCDKPMFIYARGRGQIEQSLEMIRLGLALSEDNFNTGVWAITVINSNSPRVLDNPMAQGLIDFARAGQMSVITPFCLAGAMAPVTVAGALTLQHAEALAGIVLVQMTKAGAPISYGGFSSNVDMKSGAPAFGTPEHVKMQIGAGQLARHIGLPWRSAAGSASNCADMQAATENGMGLWGGLMANATMNIHAAGWLEGGLSFGYEKFINDVEALQTIAELCVKPSGATAEIGFDAIAEVAPSGHFFAAAHTMDRYSTAFYAPLVADLANFGTWEAAGAQSSAQRATAIWQANLRDFQPPATAEGVADRLAGYIAAKTAAGGAPPLE, from the coding sequence ATGGACACCCCTCGTCGCACTGGCGGTCGCAGGCGCGCCTCGGAAACCACGCCCAAACGGGTGATGAATTACCGCCAATTGCGCCACCCGTTCACTCCGCAAGCGGTATTCAGCGCCGACGAGGTGGCCGCACTCCACGAGACCGCGCTTCGGGTGCTCGAGGACTTGGGCATGAAGATCTTGCTACCCGAAGCACGCGACATCCTGAAGGCGGCGGGTGCGCGCGTGCACGACGAGATGGTTTATATCGGCCGAGATCTGGTCGCGGCAGCCCTCGACACGGCCCCCCGCTCGATCCGCTTGCGCGCCGCCAACCCGCTGCGCGAACAGATCTACGAAGAGGGTGCGCTGCTGTTCACGCCCGGCTCTGGCTGCCCCAATGTCACCGACCTGGAGCGAGGACGCAGGCCCGGATCCCTGGCCAGCTACCACGAGACGTTGAAGCTTCATCAGAGTTACGACGTGATCCATATCCTCGGCCCCTCGGCGGAACCGCAAGACGTCGCCCCACCGTTGCGACACTATGCAATGATGCAGGCGCAGATGACGCTGTGTGACAAACCGATGTTCATCTACGCGCGCGGACGAGGACAAATCGAACAAAGCCTTGAGATGATCCGCCTCGGATTGGCGTTATCCGAGGACAATTTCAACACTGGCGTCTGGGCGATCACCGTCATCAACTCGAATTCGCCGCGTGTTCTGGACAACCCCATGGCGCAAGGGTTGATCGACTTCGCCCGCGCCGGCCAAATGTCTGTCATTACGCCCTTCTGTCTGGCGGGGGCTATGGCGCCGGTCACGGTGGCGGGTGCACTGACCTTGCAACATGCCGAGGCTTTGGCGGGGATTGTCCTGGTGCAAATGACCAAGGCCGGCGCACCGATCAGCTATGGTGGCTTCTCGTCGAACGTCGATATGAAATCGGGCGCGCCCGCCTTTGGCACGCCCGAGCACGTCAAGATGCAGATCGGCGCCGGGCAACTGGCGCGCCACATCGGCTTGCCGTGGCGTTCGGCGGCGGGATCGGCCTCGAACTGTGCCGATATGCAGGCCGCAACCGAGAACGGCATGGGGCTGTGGGGCGGTTTGATGGCGAACGCGACGATGAACATCCACGCGGCGGGCTGGCTGGAGGGCGGGCTTTCGTTCGGCTATGAGAAATTCATCAACGATGTCGAGGCGCTGCAAACCATCGCCGAGCTTTGCGTGAAACCCTCAGGGGCGACGGCAGAAATCGGCTTTGACGCCATCGCCGAGGTCGCCCCCAGCGGGCATTTCTTTGCCGCCGCGCATACGATGGACCGCTACTCGACTGCCTTTTATGCGCCCTTGGTTGCGGATTTGGCCAATTTCGGCACATGGGAGGCGGCCGGTGCGCAATCTTCGGCCCAGCGCGCCACGGCAATCTGGCAAGCCAACCTGCGCGATTTTCAGCCCCCCGCGACGGCGGAGGGCGTCGCCGACCGTCTGGCCGGATATATTGCGGCAAAAACGGCGGCGGGTGGTGCGCCGCCGCTGGAATAG
- a CDS encoding alpha/beta fold hydrolase has protein sequence MLTLIRHGTPTSLPPLLIAHGLFGSGRNWGAIAKRLSDSREVVAVDMRNHAGSFWDDQHDYPSMAADLAQVIDAEGQPMDVLGHSMGGKAAMLLALTHPELVNRLLVADIAPVAYQHSQTPLIDAMRGLDLTDLKSRSEADRRLATQIDDSQVRAFLLQSLDLKTQPVHWRLNLDALEHHMDGITGWPSEIAADLPPFAGPTLFLSGANSDYVRPDARPAIRALFPKAHLSRIPGAGHWLHAEKPREFEATVRVFLTP, from the coding sequence ATGCTGACCCTCATCCGCCACGGCACGCCGACCTCACTCCCGCCGCTGTTGATTGCGCACGGGTTGTTTGGGTCAGGCCGCAATTGGGGGGCCATCGCCAAGCGCCTTTCCGACAGTCGCGAGGTTGTCGCGGTCGATATGCGCAACCACGCGGGCAGTTTCTGGGACGATCAACATGATTATCCGTCGATGGCCGCAGATCTGGCGCAGGTCATCGACGCGGAAGGGCAACCGATGGACGTGCTGGGGCATTCCATGGGGGGCAAGGCGGCCATGCTTTTGGCGTTGACGCATCCGGAGCTTGTGAACCGCCTCCTTGTCGCGGACATCGCGCCGGTTGCCTATCAGCACAGCCAGACCCCGTTGATCGACGCGATGCGCGGGCTGGATCTGACCGATCTCAAGAGCCGTTCCGAGGCAGACCGCAGGCTCGCGACACAGATTGACGACAGCCAAGTGCGCGCGTTCTTGCTGCAATCGCTCGACTTGAAAACGCAGCCTGTGCACTGGCGTCTGAATCTGGACGCGCTGGAGCATCACATGGACGGAATCACCGGGTGGCCGTCAGAGATCGCGGCGGATCTGCCACCCTTTGCCGGGCCGACGTTGTTCTTGTCCGGCGCGAATTCGGATTACGTTCGCCCGGACGCGCGCCCGGCAATTCGCGCCTTGTTTCCCAAAGCGCACCTGTCAAGAATCCCCGGCGCAGGCCATTGGCTGCACGCCGAGAAACCGCGCGAGTTCGAGGCCACGGTGCGAGTCTTCCTGACGCCGTAA
- a CDS encoding fasciclin domain-containing protein, with the protein MKMVLIAAAAATALGSFSAYAAGHSENPMVGGAPMLAERNIIENAVNSADHTTLVAAVQAAGLVDTLQGDGPFTVFAPTNDAFAALPEGTVETLLMPENLETLQKILTCHVVATNAMSDAISTMIADDNGSHPFTTVGGCEFTLTQGEDGTIMIEDGQGRIANVTIADVVQSNGVIHVIDSVLLPAM; encoded by the coding sequence ATGAAAATGGTTCTTATCGCTGCCGCTGCTGCTACGGCTCTGGGTTCGTTCTCGGCTTATGCGGCCGGACATTCGGAAAACCCGATGGTCGGTGGCGCGCCAATGCTGGCAGAGCGCAACATCATCGAGAATGCCGTGAACTCGGCGGATCACACGACGCTGGTTGCCGCAGTTCAGGCGGCTGGTCTGGTCGACACGCTGCAAGGCGACGGCCCGTTCACCGTGTTCGCCCCGACCAATGACGCGTTTGCGGCCCTGCCCGAGGGCACCGTTGAAACGCTGCTGATGCCGGAAAATCTGGAAACGCTGCAAAAGATCCTGACCTGCCATGTGGTTGCGACCAATGCGATGTCAGATGCGATCTCGACGATGATTGCCGATGATAACGGCAGCCATCCGTTCACCACGGTCGGTGGCTGCGAATTCACCCTGACGCAGGGCGAAGATGGCACGATCATGATTGAAGACGGTCAGGGCCGGATCGCCAACGTCACCATTGCCGACGTCGTACAGTCGAACGGCGTGATCCATGTGATCGACAGCGTTCTCTTGCCTGCCATGTAA
- a CDS encoding anti-sigma factor domain-containing protein, with amino-acid sequence MTDADRHPEDQDDLLAAEYVLGVLSRDDWRAARDRAQVDGGFAARVQEWENRLSGLNDAFPVLPAPDLLPQIEARLFPVQPVRRRRFAWPWLAGAAVAASVTLAVLVWPIAPTPMPVQLVGETVAFNANYDGAVLEFALDVAAAGQGRDYQLWAIGDDGVPRSLGLLRGPVTRVATDLAPGVTLAVSLEPEGGAPGALPTGPVLATGVLPVVN; translated from the coding sequence ATGACCGACGCCGACCGCCACCCTGAGGACCAAGACGATCTGCTGGCCGCAGAATACGTTCTGGGCGTGTTGTCGCGCGATGACTGGCGCGCCGCACGGGATCGGGCGCAGGTTGATGGAGGATTCGCAGCGCGGGTTCAGGAATGGGAAAACCGGTTGTCTGGGCTGAATGACGCGTTCCCGGTGCTGCCAGCGCCAGATCTATTGCCGCAAATCGAGGCGCGTCTCTTTCCGGTGCAACCCGTGAGGCGCCGCCGCTTTGCCTGGCCATGGCTGGCGGGCGCGGCCGTGGCGGCCAGTGTGACCCTGGCGGTGCTGGTCTGGCCCATCGCGCCGACGCCGATGCCGGTGCAATTGGTCGGCGAGACCGTGGCCTTCAATGCCAATTATGACGGCGCGGTGCTGGAGTTTGCCCTTGATGTTGCGGCGGCAGGGCAGGGCCGGGACTATCAGCTTTGGGCGATTGGTGACGATGGTGTGCCTCGCTCGCTGGGGCTGTTGCGCGGACCTGTCACACGCGTGGCAACCGACTTGGCGCCGGGCGTGACCTTGGCCGTAAGTCTAGAGCCAGAAGGCGGCGCACCGGGGGCTTTGCCAACGGGCCCGGTTCTGGCGACGGGCGTCTTGCCGGTGGTGAACTGA
- a CDS encoding DUF817 family protein → MFVLKHLWAGLFGGILMIAMAVSAAIWPDDWLVTRYDALLVVAVITQVLFFTFHLESSDEGVALAVFSALGLGMEFFNTAQGNWAYPEGGLFTIAHVPLFVGFQYAAVGICILRMIRIFEMRFVPFPPYWMALGLVALIYANFFTQHLWIDIRIALFIATVLMFGRTRIRFRSGGRDLWMPMLLSLFLSALGVWLAENLGTLTGTWLYSGQEQGELVSFATLGSWYLFLCVALIVALLVLPDATQRARSTRKPRATH, encoded by the coding sequence ATGTTTGTGCTCAAACATCTGTGGGCCGGGTTGTTTGGCGGCATCCTGATGATCGCCATGGCGGTCTCTGCCGCGATCTGGCCTGACGATTGGCTGGTGACCCGGTACGACGCCTTGCTGGTCGTCGCGGTGATCACACAGGTCCTGTTTTTCACATTCCACCTTGAGTCCTCGGACGAGGGCGTGGCCTTGGCGGTCTTTAGCGCGCTGGGTCTTGGCATGGAGTTTTTCAACACGGCACAAGGAAATTGGGCGTATCCCGAGGGTGGATTGTTCACAATCGCACATGTTCCCCTGTTCGTCGGCTTCCAGTATGCCGCCGTGGGCATCTGTATTCTCAGGATGATCCGTATCTTCGAGATGCGATTTGTCCCCTTCCCGCCCTATTGGATGGCCTTGGGACTGGTCGCTCTGATCTACGCGAATTTCTTCACGCAGCATTTGTGGATCGACATTCGCATCGCGCTGTTTATCGCCACAGTGCTGATGTTTGGCCGCACGCGCATTCGATTCCGCAGCGGCGGGCGTGACCTGTGGATGCCGATGCTTTTGTCACTGTTCCTGTCGGCCCTCGGGGTGTGGCTTGCTGAAAACCTTGGCACACTTACCGGGACTTGGCTGTATAGTGGACAAGAGCAAGGAGAGCTGGTCAGTTTCGCGACGCTGGGGTCGTGGTATCTGTTCCTGTGCGTGGCGCTGATCGTTGCCTTGCTGGTCTTGCCCGACGCCACTCAACGCGCCAGGTCGACCCGTAAACCACGCGCAACACACTGA
- a CDS encoding NAD kinase, producing the protein MPIVFLASQAPVAQEARAALVSRYGDAPLSQAGVIVALGGDGFMLETLHATQSRDVPVYGMNRGTVGFLMNSFDLEDLPARLEAAQETTLNPLALSATDAAGMVHELLAINEVSLLREGPQAARLRISVDGLVRMEELVCDGALVATPAGSTAYNYSAHGPILPIGADVLALTAVAAFRPRRWRGALLPKSAVVRFDVLEAAKRPVMAEGDGQSVRDVVCVEIRSETTVRHRLLFDPGHGLEERLIREQFF; encoded by the coding sequence ATGCCGATCGTGTTTCTTGCCAGTCAGGCGCCTGTCGCCCAAGAGGCGCGTGCCGCGTTGGTGTCGCGCTACGGTGATGCGCCTCTGAGCCAGGCCGGTGTGATCGTCGCATTGGGGGGTGACGGGTTCATGCTGGAAACGCTGCACGCCACGCAATCTCGCGATGTGCCGGTCTATGGCATGAACCGCGGGACCGTCGGGTTCTTGATGAACAGTTTCGACCTTGAGGATCTGCCGGCCCGGCTGGAGGCGGCGCAGGAAACAACGTTGAATCCGCTTGCGCTGAGCGCCACTGACGCGGCGGGGATGGTGCATGAGCTTTTGGCGATCAACGAGGTGTCGTTGCTGCGCGAAGGCCCGCAAGCCGCACGGCTGCGCATCTCGGTGGATGGTTTGGTGCGCATGGAGGAACTGGTGTGCGACGGTGCGTTGGTGGCAACACCTGCCGGGTCGACGGCGTATAACTATTCCGCGCACGGCCCGATCTTGCCGATTGGCGCGGATGTTCTGGCCTTGACCGCCGTTGCCGCCTTTCGGCCCCGCCGTTGGCGCGGCGCGTTGCTGCCCAAATCGGCGGTCGTGCGATTTGACGTGCTGGAGGCCGCCAAACGCCCGGTGATGGCAGAAGGCGATGGGCAAAGCGTACGCGACGTGGTTTGCGTGGAGATCCGATCCGAGACCACGGTGCGGCACCGGTTGCTGTTCGATCCGGGGCATGGGTTGGAAGAGCGGCTCATTCGCGAGCAGTTTTTCTAA